A single region of the Mannheimia bovis genome encodes:
- the hutX gene encoding heme utilization cystosolic carrier protein HutX encodes MSVLTLEQQATLRNELNENSGQILEMIASKYQCSLEEVMLSLPQDMLKVTDGKRFAEILQEIHEWDDAITFISHTEDTIVEFVGKLPSGSISRGFYNFEHKENGGLQGHLRYENCAKIYLLDRPFMGKRTVSLVFINKKGNAMFKIFVGREKVGGALKEDQIRALYKLIG; translated from the coding sequence ATGTCAGTTTTAACTCTAGAACAACAAGCCACTTTACGCAATGAATTAAATGAAAATTCAGGTCAAATTTTAGAGATGATTGCTTCGAAATATCAATGTTCGCTGGAAGAAGTAATGCTTAGCCTCCCCCAGGATATGCTTAAAGTAACAGATGGAAAGCGTTTCGCTGAAATTCTACAAGAAATTCACGAATGGGACGATGCAATTACCTTTATTTCGCATACGGAAGATACGATTGTTGAGTTTGTTGGTAAATTACCAAGCGGTTCAATTTCTCGTGGATTTTACAATTTTGAACACAAAGAGAATGGCGGTTTACAAGGGCATTTACGCTATGAAAATTGTGCTAAAATTTATCTATTAGATCGTCCATTTATGGGAAAACGCACGGTTTCGTTGGTGTTTATCAACAAAAAAGGGAATGCGATGTTTAAGATTTTTGTTGGCAGAGAAAAAGTAGGTGGGGCATTAAAAGAAGATCAAATCAGGGCGTTATATAAATTAATCGGCTAA
- the mfd gene encoding transcription-repair coupling factor: MSLISFNLPQIGGNFQDHQTLGNLVGHSDTLAISQAAQQFNGLTVVVTPDTRTALRLEKSLPQFANLPVQLFPDWETLPYDNFSPHQDIISARLSALFELQQGRKQIFLLPINTLMQKVCPPSYLANNVLLIKKGDRFSIQNLRLQLENAGYRAVDQVLEYGEYAVRGAILDLYPMGADEPFRLDFFDDEIDTIRTFDVDSQRTKAEIAEINLLPAHEFPTDSNGIEHFRTKFRETFGEIRREPEHIYQQVSKGILNAGIEYWQPLFFAEMASLFDYLNPNTLFITYADIQQKAEQFQQDTQNRYESRRVDPMRPLLPPSDLWFAIDEVNSWLKGYPRLSITAEKIRKSAAKMNANVANLPDLAIQSGAKEPFTVFQQFRQTFKGDILFSVESEGRRETLLDLLAPLGVKPKQILQISDEIEPLALMISNLDQGFVIEKSGRNLAIICETDLLGEKVQQKRSEKNRKTVNPDTLIRNLAELKIGQAVVHLENGVGRYGGLTVLDAGGMKAEYLVLHYANDAKLYVPVASLHLISRYIGGADETAPLHKLGSEAWAKTRQKAAEKIRDVAAELLDVYAKRESQTGFAFAYDKAEFDRFSATFPYEETDDQKMAINAVISDMCQAKAMDRLVCGDVGFGKTEVAIRATFLAVMNHKQVAILAPTTLLAQQHYENFKDRFANYPVNVEVLSRFKTAKEQKAILEKVAEGKVDILVGTHKLLQDDVAFRDLGLLVIDEEHRFGVRQKEKIKQLRANVDILTLTATPIPRTLNMALNGMRDLSIIASPPARRLSIKTFVRQSDEAVIREAILREILRGGQVYYLHNDVATIENCAEKLSQLVPEARVVIGHGQMRERELERVMSDFYHQRFNLLVCSTIIETGIDVPTANTIIIERADKFGLAQLHQLRGRVGRSHHQAYAYMLTPHPKTLTKDAEQRLEAMSTIDNLGAGFVLATHDLEIRGAGELLGSEQSGQIESIGFSLYMDLLENAVKALQEGREPTLDEITQNQVEIELRVPALIPDDYLPDVNMRLSFYKRIASSESDEQLKDLKIELIDRFGLLPEATKNLFAITQLRLTAQPLGLKKIDAGIHGGYLEFKPTAQPDPMKFIQLIQKQPAVYSFEGAVKFKFRLPLEENNKRLEFVESLLKQILGE; encoded by the coding sequence ATGTCTCTAATTTCATTTAATCTGCCGCAAATTGGCGGCAATTTTCAAGATCACCAAACGCTCGGTAATTTAGTCGGGCATTCTGACACGCTTGCCATTAGCCAAGCTGCTCAACAGTTTAACGGTTTGACGGTAGTCGTTACCCCTGATACCCGCACGGCGTTACGGCTGGAAAAATCGTTGCCGCAATTTGCCAATCTGCCGGTGCAACTTTTCCCTGATTGGGAGACATTGCCGTATGATAATTTTTCGCCACATCAAGATATTATTTCCGCCCGACTTTCCGCCCTGTTCGAGCTACAACAAGGGCGTAAGCAGATTTTCTTGTTACCAATCAACACCTTAATGCAGAAGGTCTGTCCGCCGAGTTATCTTGCCAACAATGTGTTGCTGATTAAAAAAGGCGACCGTTTTTCGATTCAAAACCTGCGTTTGCAGTTGGAAAATGCCGGCTATCGGGCGGTGGATCAGGTGCTGGAATATGGCGAATATGCGGTGCGTGGGGCAATTCTCGACTTGTACCCAATGGGGGCGGACGAGCCGTTCCGCTTGGATTTTTTTGACGATGAAATCGACACTATCCGCACCTTTGATGTCGATAGCCAACGTACGAAGGCAGAAATTGCCGAAATCAATCTACTACCGGCTCACGAGTTCCCGACAGATAGCAACGGTATTGAGCATTTTCGCACCAAATTCCGTGAAACTTTCGGCGAAATCCGCCGTGAGCCTGAGCATATTTACCAGCAGGTCAGCAAAGGCATTTTGAACGCTGGGATTGAGTATTGGCAACCGCTGTTTTTTGCGGAAATGGCAAGCCTGTTTGACTACCTCAACCCAAATACGCTGTTTATCACTTACGCCGACATTCAGCAGAAAGCTGAACAATTTCAACAAGATACGCAAAATCGCTATGAAAGTCGCCGAGTCGATCCGATGCGTCCGTTATTACCACCGAGCGATCTCTGGTTTGCGATTGATGAAGTGAACAGTTGGCTCAAAGGTTACCCACGTTTAAGCATAACCGCCGAGAAAATCCGTAAATCTGCGGCGAAAATGAATGCAAATGTAGCGAATTTACCTGATTTAGCAATTCAATCAGGGGCAAAAGAGCCGTTTACCGTTTTCCAACAGTTCCGCCAAACATTCAAGGGCGATATTCTGTTTTCGGTGGAGAGTGAAGGACGGCGTGAAACCTTGTTGGATCTGCTTGCTCCGTTGGGGGTGAAGCCGAAGCAGATTTTGCAAATTTCCGATGAAATTGAACCGCTTGCGTTGATGATTTCCAATTTGGATCAAGGGTTTGTGATTGAAAAAAGCGGTCGAAATTTGGCAATTATTTGCGAAACCGATCTGCTTGGCGAAAAAGTCCAACAAAAACGCAGCGAAAAAAACCGTAAAACCGTCAATCCTGACACCCTAATCCGCAACTTAGCGGAACTCAAAATCGGACAAGCGGTAGTGCATTTGGAAAACGGCGTGGGTCGCTACGGCGGTTTGACCGTGCTGGACGCAGGTGGAATGAAAGCGGAATATCTCGTGCTACATTACGCCAACGATGCCAAACTCTATGTGCCGGTGGCGTCATTACATTTAATCAGCCGTTATATCGGCGGTGCGGACGAAACCGCTCCATTACACAAACTCGGCTCGGAAGCGTGGGCGAAAACCCGTCAAAAAGCGGCGGAGAAAATCCGTGATGTAGCGGCGGAGTTGCTCGATGTTTATGCCAAACGAGAGAGCCAGACTGGCTTCGCTTTTGCTTACGACAAAGCGGAATTCGACCGTTTCAGTGCGACTTTCCCCTACGAGGAAACGGACGATCAGAAAATGGCGATCAATGCGGTGATCAGCGATATGTGCCAAGCGAAGGCGATGGATCGGCTCGTGTGTGGCGATGTCGGCTTCGGTAAAACCGAAGTGGCCATTCGGGCAACGTTCTTGGCGGTGATGAACCATAAGCAGGTTGCTATTCTCGCCCCGACCACTTTGCTTGCCCAGCAACATTACGAGAATTTTAAAGACCGTTTTGCGAACTATCCTGTGAACGTGGAAGTGCTTTCCCGTTTTAAAACCGCCAAAGAGCAGAAAGCGATTTTGGAAAAAGTGGCGGAAGGCAAGGTGGATATTTTAGTCGGCACGCACAAACTGTTGCAGGACGATGTCGCTTTCCGTGATCTCGGCTTGCTGGTGATTGACGAAGAACACCGTTTCGGCGTGCGTCAAAAAGAGAAAATCAAACAGCTGCGAGCGAATGTCGATATTCTCACGCTCACCGCCACGCCAATTCCAAGAACGCTGAATATGGCGTTGAACGGTATGCGTGATCTCTCGATTATCGCCAGCCCACCGGCTCGTCGTCTGAGCATTAAAACCTTTGTGCGACAAAGCGATGAAGCGGTGATTCGAGAAGCGATTTTGCGTGAAATTCTGCGTGGCGGACAGGTTTACTACCTGCATAACGATGTTGCTACGATTGAAAATTGTGCCGAAAAATTGAGCCAACTGGTGCCGGAAGCCCGTGTGGTGATTGGTCACGGGCAGATGCGTGAGCGAGAATTAGAGCGAGTGATGAGCGATTTTTATCATCAACGCTTTAATCTGCTGGTCTGCTCGACCATTATCGAAACCGGGATTGACGTGCCAACTGCTAACACAATTATTATCGAACGGGCGGATAAATTCGGCTTGGCACAGCTCCACCAACTGCGTGGGCGTGTGGGGCGTTCCCACCACCAAGCCTACGCCTATATGCTCACTCCACACCCGAAAACACTGACCAAAGACGCTGAGCAACGCTTGGAGGCGATGAGTACTATCGACAATCTCGGTGCAGGTTTTGTCCTTGCGACCCACGATTTAGAAATCCGCGGGGCGGGCGAATTACTCGGTTCGGAACAGAGCGGACAGATTGAGAGCATTGGCTTCTCGCTCTATATGGATTTGCTCGAAAATGCAGTGAAAGCCTTACAGGAAGGGCGTGAACCGACCTTGGACGAAATCACCCAAAACCAAGTTGAGATTGAGTTGCGAGTGCCGGCATTAATTCCGGACGACTACCTGCCGGATGTGAATATGCGACTGTCGTTCTACAAACGTATTGCCAGTTCCGAGAGTGATGAACAGCTCAAAGATCTCAAAATCGAGCTGATCGACCGCTTCGGATTACTGCCCGAGGCGACTAAAAACCTGTTTGCGATTACCCAACTCCGCCTTACCGCCCAACCGCTCGGCTTGAAGAAAATCGATGCCGGCATCCACGGCGGTTATTTGGAATTTAAACCAACCGCCCAGCCGGATCCGATGAAGTTTATTCAGCTTATTCAAAAACAACCAGCGGTTTACAGCTTTGAAGGGGCAGTGAAGTTTAAGTTTAGATTACCGCTTGAAGAAAACAACAAGCGGTTGGAATTTGTGGAAAGTTTGCTAAAACAGATTCTAGGCGAATAA
- the hutZ gene encoding heme utilization protein HutZ translates to MTTNRQEVLQNRLGPELEELKQQIKTIVMATTDKDGTPNVSYAPFVIHNGEYKVLISIIARHARNLQEIPKVSLMLIEDENKSRQIFARRRLTFDATARIIERDQEEWNISINALKARHGELIDDLSNMQDFKLFSFKPTAGLFVKGFGQAFDVGVDDLISLVHLDQGHQTL, encoded by the coding sequence ATGACAACAAACCGCCAAGAGGTTTTACAAAACCGTTTAGGTCCTGAACTAGAAGAACTAAAACAACAAATTAAGACGATTGTAATGGCAACAACAGATAAAGATGGCACTCCAAATGTGAGCTATGCTCCTTTTGTTATTCACAATGGCGAATATAAAGTGCTTATTTCAATTATTGCCCGCCACGCACGAAATTTGCAGGAAATACCTAAAGTTTCCCTAATGCTGATTGAAGATGAGAACAAAAGTCGCCAAATTTTTGCACGTCGTCGTTTAACCTTTGATGCAACAGCCCGTATTATTGAACGCGATCAAGAGGAATGGAATATAAGCATTAATGCACTTAAAGCCAGACACGGTGAATTAATTGATGATCTATCTAATATGCAAGATTTCAAACTCTTTAGCTTTAAACCAACCGCAGGTTTATTTGTGAAAGGTTTTGGACAAGCATTTGATGTTGGCGTTGATGATTTAATCAGCTTAGTACATCTCGATCAAGGGCATCAAACTCTATAA
- a CDS encoding TonB-dependent hemoglobin/transferrin/lactoferrin family receptor yields MNKKQSIASGLFFSFFAIQPVFAEEAVELEQVVVTEKETKANLIQKSRKAVQQEMINDSRDLVRYTTDVGISDNGRHLKGFAMRGVEGNRVGISIDGVSLPDSEENSLYGRYGNFNSSRLSIDPELTTGIDIYRGANSFNSGSGSLGGSVNYKTLDAVDLVSNGNRFGGLAKAGYSSKNREWVKTVGVGYLGEKLDVALLYSHRAGHELKSNGRGDIELFSARQKPDPVRHRTNNYLFKLGYAFNPEHRVAFSINGQKGSRYTDELSYTSIGSLWREADDQNKRVNANVNYAFTPESRYLALFKTDIDYQYTDLAAVNYKGLRSWNFLTNQSNPKELMEIYDRRMKTKYTRVSMQADSQPFEFPYKALGEHQLAVSAFVGRRDFKNINYDTIIGAPTSEYTIQYPVRTIQLGVTIKDKVVWNPTFDNWSPIITAQFGSRFNYEKLTPQELNAACSAACKREGKPDKAIFKTVSSFLDLEAQLNDVWKVGYNVGSGYRIPTASEMYFTFDSPYGKWQSNPDLRAERSITHTLSVTAEDKKGSFDLNLYQSNYKDFLFEQETIVKNYNIYYRQCAYYGCSRYFETPRQQMVNIDKARIRGLEAKLALNLGSFTEHLNGWKVSGAVGYSKGKLSTESSLLSIQPVKAIFGLDYEVADGKWGIFNRLTYLGAKKAKDAQVVENVYSSRGYAPKVTTYKYLNKSAYVFDLFGYYKATKNITLRAGVYNLFNRTYHTWDALRGINANSTTNVVDRDGKGLQRFYAPGRNYSASIEIKF; encoded by the coding sequence ATGAATAAAAAACAATCTATTGCAAGCGGTCTTTTTTTCAGTTTTTTTGCAATTCAGCCTGTATTCGCTGAGGAAGCGGTAGAACTTGAGCAAGTTGTGGTTACGGAAAAAGAAACTAAGGCAAATTTAATTCAGAAATCACGTAAAGCAGTTCAGCAAGAGATGATCAATGATAGCCGAGATCTTGTTCGCTATACAACAGATGTCGGTATTAGTGATAATGGTCGCCATCTAAAAGGCTTTGCAATGAGGGGCGTTGAGGGAAACCGTGTTGGTATTAGTATAGATGGGGTTTCTTTGCCTGATTCGGAAGAAAACTCATTATATGGTCGCTATGGTAATTTTAACTCTTCCAGACTAAGTATTGATCCTGAATTAACAACGGGTATTGATATTTATCGAGGAGCAAACTCTTTTAATAGTGGCAGTGGTTCGTTAGGCGGTTCGGTAAACTATAAAACCTTAGATGCAGTTGATTTAGTATCTAATGGAAATCGATTTGGTGGTTTAGCGAAAGCAGGCTATTCAAGTAAAAACAGAGAATGGGTTAAAACGGTTGGTGTCGGCTATCTTGGTGAAAAGTTGGATGTTGCATTGCTCTATTCCCATCGAGCAGGGCACGAGCTCAAGAGTAATGGGCGTGGCGATATTGAATTATTTAGTGCCAGACAAAAGCCGGATCCGGTAAGACATCGTACCAACAATTATTTATTCAAGTTAGGTTATGCCTTTAACCCGGAGCATAGAGTTGCTTTTTCGATTAATGGACAAAAAGGTAGCCGTTATACTGACGAGCTTTCTTATACTTCAATAGGTTCATTATGGCGTGAAGCTGATGACCAGAACAAGCGTGTTAATGCGAATGTAAATTACGCTTTTACCCCTGAATCTAGGTATTTAGCATTATTTAAAACCGATATTGACTACCAATATACAGATTTGGCAGCAGTAAATTATAAAGGTCTCAGATCTTGGAACTTTCTCACAAACCAGAGCAATCCCAAAGAGTTGATGGAAATTTATGATCGCCGAATGAAAACAAAATATACTCGAGTGAGTATGCAAGCGGATAGCCAGCCGTTTGAGTTTCCTTATAAAGCCTTGGGTGAACATCAGCTTGCGGTGTCAGCCTTTGTCGGTAGACGGGATTTTAAAAACATCAATTACGATACGATTATTGGGGCACCAACCAGTGAATACACTATTCAGTATCCTGTGAGAACAATTCAGTTAGGAGTAACGATTAAGGATAAAGTAGTCTGGAATCCTACATTTGATAACTGGTCGCCTATTATTACCGCTCAGTTTGGTTCACGTTTTAATTATGAAAAATTAACGCCACAAGAGTTAAATGCAGCTTGCAGTGCCGCGTGTAAACGTGAGGGTAAGCCTGATAAGGCTATTTTTAAAACAGTAAGTAGCTTTCTTGATTTAGAAGCTCAGCTTAATGATGTTTGGAAAGTGGGTTATAACGTTGGCTCAGGTTACCGTATTCCAACCGCATCAGAGATGTATTTTACCTTTGATAGCCCTTATGGAAAATGGCAATCTAACCCTGATTTAAGAGCTGAGCGTAGCATTACTCATACGCTTTCAGTTACTGCGGAAGATAAGAAAGGGAGCTTTGATTTAAATCTTTATCAAAGCAACTATAAAGATTTCTTATTTGAGCAAGAAACTATCGTTAAAAACTACAATATTTACTATAGACAATGTGCTTATTATGGTTGTTCAAGATATTTTGAAACACCTAGACAGCAAATGGTCAATATTGATAAAGCCCGAATTAGGGGATTGGAAGCAAAATTAGCTCTCAATCTTGGCTCATTTACAGAACATTTGAATGGCTGGAAAGTATCAGGTGCAGTTGGTTATAGTAAAGGGAAACTTTCTACCGAAAGTAGTTTATTATCTATTCAACCTGTTAAAGCAATTTTTGGTTTAGATTATGAAGTTGCGGACGGTAAATGGGGTATTTTCAATCGCTTAACTTATCTTGGAGCGAAAAAAGCCAAAGATGCTCAGGTTGTTGAAAATGTTTATAGTTCAAGAGGCTATGCTCCCAAAGTTACCACCTATAAATATCTCAATAAATCAGCCTATGTGTTTGATCTTTTTGGATACTATAAAGCGACTAAAAATATTACGTTAAGGGCGGGTGTCTATAACCTGTTTAACCGAACCTACCACACTTGGGACGCCTTAAGAGGTATTAATGCAAATAGCACAACCAATGTAGTAGATAGAGACGGAAAAGGTTTACAGCGTTTCTATGCACCGGGTCGTAATTACTCAGCATCAATAGAGATTAAGTTCTAA
- the pepT gene encoding peptidase T, translating to MKQALLNRLLRYTQIYTTSDPKSNSVPSSPQQWDLLNLLKAEVEAMGLTEIYLDPNGYLFATLPANTDKEIPVLGLIAHVDTSPDFNGENVKPQVIERYEGGDILLKGSGDRLSPQDFPNLNKLIGNTLVTTDGTSLLGADDKSGIAIILSAIEYLQANPQIPHGKIRVGFTTDEEIGRGADHFDVKAFGADVAFTLDGGPLGELQYENFNADAATVTFFGRSVHPGTAKGKIINALERACEFQHRLPPHLTPATSEGREGFIMLHGIEGGIDKAEIHYILRSFSREELATLGGYLTQTMTEMQRIYGENCGKVEIVEQYRNMCEVLDGYPYLIEIAEKVMREQGIEPNLEPIRGGTDGSRLSFMGLPCPNLFTGGENFHGRFEFISVDTMEKAAKVIIGISQKFAEYYFAK from the coding sequence ATGAAACAAGCTCTTCTTAACCGCCTTTTGCGTTATACCCAAATTTATACCACCTCCGATCCGAAAAGTAACAGCGTGCCAAGCTCGCCTCAACAATGGGATTTGCTCAATCTGTTGAAAGCAGAGGTGGAAGCAATGGGATTGACCGAGATTTATCTCGACCCTAACGGCTATCTGTTTGCCACTCTTCCGGCGAATACCGACAAGGAAATCCCTGTGCTTGGCTTAATTGCTCACGTCGATACTTCACCTGACTTTAATGGCGAAAATGTGAAGCCACAGGTAATCGAACGCTATGAGGGCGGGGATATTCTGTTAAAAGGGAGTGGTGATCGCCTATCGCCACAGGATTTCCCGAATTTAAACAAGCTCATTGGCAACACGCTCGTAACCACCGACGGTACAAGCCTACTTGGTGCAGATGACAAATCGGGCATTGCGATTATTCTCTCTGCAATCGAATACTTGCAAGCCAACCCACAAATCCCACACGGCAAAATCCGAGTCGGCTTTACCACCGATGAAGAGATCGGGCGTGGTGCAGATCATTTTGATGTAAAAGCGTTTGGTGCAGATGTGGCATTCACCCTCGACGGTGGTCCACTCGGCGAGTTGCAATATGAGAATTTTAACGCAGATGCGGCAACAGTAACCTTCTTCGGTCGCAGCGTTCACCCCGGCACGGCAAAAGGCAAAATAATCAACGCCTTAGAACGTGCTTGCGAATTTCAGCATCGTTTACCGCCACATTTAACCCCTGCCACTAGCGAAGGGCGTGAAGGCTTCATTATGTTACACGGCATTGAAGGCGGAATTGATAAAGCGGAAATTCACTATATTCTGCGTAGCTTCTCCCGTGAAGAGTTAGCAACATTAGGGGGCTATCTGACGCAAACGATGACCGAAATGCAACGAATTTATGGCGAAAATTGCGGAAAAGTCGAGATTGTTGAACAATATCGAAATATGTGTGAGGTACTAGATGGCTATCCGTACCTGATTGAAATTGCAGAAAAAGTGATGCGTGAGCAGGGCATTGAGCCGAATTTAGAGCCAATCCGTGGTGGTACAGACGGTTCACGTCTCTCCTTTATGGGCTTGCCTTGCCCGAATTTATTCACCGGTGGCGAAAATTTCCACGGACGTTTTGAATTTATTTCGGTCGATACGATGGAAAAAGCGGCGAAAGTGATTATTGGAATCAGCCAAAAATTTGCTGAATACTATTTCGCCAAATAA
- a CDS encoding aromatic amino acid transport family protein: MKNKILGSALMIAGTTIGAGMLAMPLTSAGMGFGATALLLIGLWALLAYTGLLFMEVYQTAPQKDVGVASLAEQYFGLFGRALATFSLLVLLYALLSAYITGGGSLLSGIMPEMVDADMKLKISILIFTVVLGSFVVVGVKSVDGLTRVLFLGKIIAFIAVLVMMLPKAKLENLTAIPLDNLLVLSAVPIFFTAFGFHVIMGTINTYLDADIGKIRKAIYIGTAIPLVAYLLWQLATHGVLSQNEFTTILKQDPTLNGLVTATSQITGSTILGEMVRLFSVLALITSFLGVAMGIFEGVGDLLKRLNLPNNRLWLTVATFTPPLLFALFYPDGFIMALGYAGLLFAFYGMILPIGLAWKARKQHPNLPYRVIGGNLALVIALIAGICIMVIPFLIQLGYLPQAVG; the protein is encoded by the coding sequence ATGAAAAATAAAATCTTAGGAAGTGCATTAATGATTGCAGGCACCACAATCGGTGCGGGTATGCTTGCAATGCCGCTAACCTCTGCGGGTATGGGTTTTGGTGCAACTGCTTTATTACTCATTGGGTTATGGGCATTATTGGCTTATACAGGCTTGTTATTTATGGAGGTATATCAAACCGCTCCACAAAAAGATGTGGGGGTAGCAAGCCTCGCGGAGCAGTATTTTGGTTTGTTCGGACGTGCTTTAGCGACTTTTAGCTTGCTTGTTCTACTCTATGCATTACTTTCAGCTTATATTACCGGCGGTGGTTCACTGCTTAGTGGTATTATGCCGGAAATGGTAGATGCTGATATGAAACTTAAAATCAGCATTTTAATTTTTACAGTGGTATTAGGTTCCTTTGTTGTAGTTGGTGTGAAATCCGTTGATGGTTTAACCCGAGTGCTGTTTCTTGGAAAAATCATCGCTTTCATTGCCGTGTTAGTGATGATGTTACCAAAAGCGAAACTAGAAAACTTAACTGCTATTCCGTTAGATAATTTATTAGTGCTTTCTGCTGTGCCTATTTTCTTTACAGCATTTGGTTTCCACGTGATTATGGGAACAATCAATACCTATTTAGATGCTGATATTGGCAAAATCCGTAAAGCTATTTATATCGGTACAGCTATTCCGTTAGTTGCTTATTTATTATGGCAATTGGCTACGCACGGTGTATTAAGTCAAAACGAATTTACGACTATTTTAAAACAAGACCCTACTTTAAACGGCTTAGTAACTGCAACCAGCCAAATTACAGGTAGCACAATTTTAGGCGAAATGGTTCGTTTGTTCTCTGTACTTGCATTAATTACCTCATTTTTAGGTGTTGCAATGGGAATTTTTGAAGGTGTAGGTGATTTATTAAAACGCTTGAACCTACCAAACAATCGTTTATGGCTAACCGTTGCAACTTTTACTCCGCCACTGTTGTTTGCGTTGTTCTATCCGGACGGTTTTATTATGGCTTTAGGTTATGCAGGTTTATTATTTGCCTTCTATGGAATGATTTTACCTATCGGTTTGGCGTGGAAAGCTCGCAAACAGCACCCAAATCTGCCTTATCGTGTGATTGGCGGTAATTTAGCCTTAGTTATCGCCTTAATCGCAGGTATTTGCATTATGGTCATTCCATTTTTAATTCAGCTGGGTTATTTACCACAAGCTGTGGGTTAA
- a CDS encoding transferrin-binding protein-like solute binding protein, with protein MKKIILSTFAVLCALGMSACSSSSSSGGSNNKVDKQEYEILKSEVTDLNSTLSDLQSTLQRLQNRLASSQSVSKSEIEKLEAQLAEAKGNEAKTAELVQQLDEQLKNAIKAATEAGDARLAEALAKSQEEVAAIKKQADDAAKKANDAINNAQKAQEDAAKAQEDLNKAKADLEEAKSRAPISDKIFGGASGKMTAASGKLSGGVLVKDKDGTVSSIDAPDTREGISYITVIDDRGSAVDVGIDAVYTGWRNNLGGASRWDHSGATVRYGVYHHEGTEKGYVYSQGKATEVSNMPKEGIFTYLGNVGQVSHKYGSWGADSGSAYAKVNFADKTVRVELNTEFAATQNDRSVNAKVDAYTFDSKITENSISGVANENKEVKMQAGFFGDDAKYLSGIYQSDKVQGVFGVTKQ; from the coding sequence ATGAAAAAAATAATATTATCAACTTTTGCCGTTCTTTGTGCATTAGGTATGTCAGCTTGTTCTTCCAGCAGTTCTAGTGGTGGTTCTAATAACAAAGTAGATAAACAAGAGTATGAAATTCTAAAAAGCGAAGTAACGGATCTAAACTCCACTTTATCTGATCTACAAAGTACATTACAACGTTTACAAAATAGGCTGGCTTCATCTCAATCTGTCAGTAAAAGTGAAATTGAAAAATTAGAAGCCCAATTAGCAGAAGCTAAGGGAAATGAAGCGAAAACTGCAGAATTAGTACAACAATTAGATGAACAATTAAAAAATGCTATCAAAGCTGCAACAGAGGCTGGTGATGCTAGATTGGCAGAGGCTTTGGCTAAATCTCAAGAAGAAGTGGCAGCCATTAAAAAGCAAGCAGATGACGCAGCTAAAAAAGCTAACGATGCAATTAATAATGCTCAAAAAGCACAAGAAGATGCAGCAAAAGCACAAGAGGACTTAAATAAAGCGAAAGCAGATTTAGAAGAGGCAAAATCTCGAGCACCAATTAGCGATAAAATCTTTGGGGGAGCGTCAGGAAAAATGACGGCAGCGAGCGGTAAACTCTCTGGTGGTGTTTTGGTAAAAGATAAAGATGGCACAGTTTCATCTATAGATGCTCCGGATACTCGAGAAGGAATTAGTTATATTACGGTAATTGATGATAGAGGGAGTGCAGTTGATGTTGGTATTGATGCTGTATATACCGGCTGGAGAAATAATTTAGGGGGAGCAAGCCGATGGGATCACTCTGGTGCAACTGTCCGTTATGGCGTTTATCACCACGAAGGAACGGAAAAAGGTTATGTGTATTCACAAGGTAAGGCCACAGAGGTTTCTAATATGCCTAAAGAAGGGATATTTACTTATTTAGGAAATGTGGGGCAAGTTTCGCATAAATATGGTTCTTGGGGGGCAGACAGCGGATCAGCTTATGCTAAAGTGAATTTTGCAGATAAAACGGTTCGTGTTGAGTTGAATACGGAGTTTGCAGCAACTCAAAATGATCGTTCTGTTAATGCGAAAGTAGATGCTTACACTTTTGACAGTAAAATCACCGAGAACTCTATTTCGGGAGTTGCTAATGAAAATAAAGAGGTCAAAATGCAAGCCGGTTTCTTTGGCGATGATGCGAAATATCTATCAGGTATTTACCAATCAGATAAAGTTCAGGGTGTATTTGGTGTAACGAAACAGTAA
- a CDS encoding BrnA antitoxin family protein gives MREEYDFSNGVQNPYAKGLKSKSVVTIRIEDEVISYFKQLAEEVNLPYQTLINLYLKDCVAEKRKPTISW, from the coding sequence ATGAGAGAAGAATACGATTTTTCTAACGGTGTGCAAAACCCTTATGCAAAAGGGTTAAAAAGCAAAAGTGTGGTAACAATTCGGATTGAAGATGAGGTGATTAGCTATTTCAAACAGCTTGCCGAAGAAGTGAACTTGCCATACCAAACTTTGATCAATCTTTATTTAAAAGATTGTGTCGCAGAGAAACGAAAACCCACAATTAGTTGGTAA